A genomic segment from Lagenorhynchus albirostris chromosome X, mLagAlb1.1, whole genome shotgun sequence encodes:
- the RPGR gene encoding X-linked retinitis pigmentosa GTPase regulator isoform X2, which yields MREPEEVVPDSGAVFTFGKTKFAENNPSKFWFKNDIPIYLSCGDEHTAIITGNNKLFMFGSNNWGQLGLGSKSTVNKPTCVKALKLEKMKFAACGRNHTLVSTEGGKVYAAGGNTEGQLGLGDTEERNTFHLISFFTSQHKIKQLSAGSNTSAALTEDGELFMWGDNSEGQIGLQNITSICVPHQVTIGKPISWISCGYYHSAFVTTEGELYTFGEPEYGKLGLPEKLLINHKVPQLVPGIPQKVIQVACGGGHTVALTEKAVYTFGLGQFGQLGLGTFIFETSEPKAVENIKDQKISYVCCGENHTALITDLGLMYTFGDSRHGKLGLGLESFANQFVPTLCSNFLKFIVQLVACGGCHMLVFATPRLDGAEDVELDEINDCCLPSATSLPISDLTSGNVLQRSLSARVRRREREKSPDCIQTTGTLPPIAGTLIPPVCFPPRSVPFCMSTTNLLEKRMPDKEGPMLPMEPDYFQRKITKGKETDNFSAEDSESLGETTDVLNMKQETIEKLKQHTAHAENGGSNEYESEEMSKKMKEGKAYKQLLAKGMYMMQAAVTMEAFSDEDVGNNSGQQRPQANTSAESLQKGIFRHENKHGVYPLKSKEIEKESDEGQSQKDSEVEKIVSEKETGVVKMTGLNDIRKSEENRKNIDTFLDDLPNRDMNIEDEENKNFVKESKSNKRDMIFDSERESMEEPDSNLEGDSESQQGTADGFKQPESIEFSSGEKKDEAETDQNLRYSRKFIEQGHEEEIEHRMSKYMGKYGFKGDHVSDTPEEQEGEDDSEGSGIEEQEIEINEEVPGEKEEEEAKFLSDDLTDRAEVSEGEGKPGGEAEHVPEGGGEGIGKEGNSGVEQRSGTGSEEGEEEKDKGGGEMESLGKGEEDLKEEEEREQKEREQGHQEERNKGLEEGEGSEQAGGEGEEEEGKEEEGGEDREGEEKREGKEEEEKGEGEEVEEGEGQEGEEEGQEEEGGEEEGDEQEGEGGAEEGGEEGEEEEGDGDGEGEREGEEEGGEGEGEEEEGEGEREEGEEEEGEGEGQEADREGEEEGEEGGEEEEGEGEEEGGEEEGEGQGEGEEEEGEEEGQEAEREGEEEGEEGGEEEEGEGEEEGGEGEEEEGEEEGEGQEAEGEGEKEGEEGGEEEEGEGEEGEGEEEGEGEGKEREKKEGAARERKEEENSRKEGEKEEEEDDEEEEGKYQERGNEESGRQGRQGGGRESSKGSKMRGSVKYDKDKTYPKKFITNREGKGKEHEVQRFKMPVQSKQLLENGPSGSKTFWNNVLPHYLELK from the exons ATTCGGGTGCTGTGTTTACGTTTGGGAAAACTAAATTTGCTGAAAATAATCCCAGCAAATTCTGGTTTAAAAATGATATACCTATATATCTTTCATGTGGAGATGAACATACTGCTATTATTACAG GAAATAATAAGCTTTTCATGTTTGGCAGTAACAACTGGGGTCAGTTAGGATTAGGATCAAAATCGACTGTTAACAAGCCAACGTGTGTCAAAG ctttaaaactggaaaaaatgaaatttgctgCCTGTGGAAGGAACCACACCCTAGTTTCAACAG AAGGAGGCAAAGTATACGCCGCTGGAGGAAATACTGAAGGACAGCTGGGACTTGGTGATACTGAAGAGAGAAACACTTTTCATCTAATTAGTTTTTTTACATCCCAGCATAAGATTAAACAACTCTCTGCTGGGTCTAACACTTCAGCTGCGCTGACTG aGGATGGAGAGCTTTTCATGTGGGGTGACAATTCTGAGGGGCAAATTGGTTTACAAAATATAACTAGTATATGTGTCCCTCATCAAGTGACCATTGGAAAACCTATCTCCTGGATCTCTTGTGGATATTACCATTCAGCTTTTGTAACAA CGGAGGGAGAACTGTACACCTTTGGAGAACCTGAGTATGGGAAGTTAGGTCTTCCCGAAAAGCTGCTGATCAATCACAAAGTGCCCCAGCTGGTGCCTGGAATTCCTCAGAAGGTGATCCAAGTAGCTTGTGGTGGAGGGCACACAGTTGCGCTCACAG AGAAGGCCGTGTACACCTTTGGGCTGGGACAGTTTGGTCAACTGGGTCTTggcacttttatttttgaaacttcAGAACCTAAAGCCGTTGAGAATATTAAGGATCAGAAAATAAGTTATGTTTGCTGTGGAGAAAACCACACAGCTTTGATAACAG atttagGCCTTATGTATACTTTTGGAGACAGTCGACATGGAAAATTAGGACTTGGACTGGAGAGTTTTGCCAATCAGTTCGTTCCTACTTTGTGTTCTAATTTTTTGAAGTTTATAGTACAGTTG GTTGCTTGCGGTGGATGTCACATGCTAGTTTTTGCCACTCCACGACTTGATGGGGCAGAAGACGTTGAGTTAGatgaaataaatgattgttgCTTACCTTCAGCTACATCTCTGCCCATCAGTGATCTGACTTCAGGAAACGTACTGCAGAGATCTTTATCAGCACGTGTGCGGCGAAGAGAGAGG GAGAAATCCCCAGACTGTATTCAAACGACAGGAACACTACCTCCAATTGCAGGGACTCTCATACCACCTGTTTGTTTTCCACCTCGTTCAGTTCCTTTCTGTATGTCTACAACTAATCTGCTAGAGAAGAGGATGCCTGATAAAGAGGGCCCTATGCTGCCAATGGAACCAG ATTATTTTCAACGTAAAATAACCaaagggaaagagacagacaatTTTTCAGCAGAGGATTCAGAAAGCCTTGGAGAAACTACTGATGTCTTAAATATG aaacaagaaacaattGAGAAACTGAAGCAGCATACAGCTCATGCTGAAAATGGCGGTAGTAATGAATATGAAAGTGAAGAGATGTCCAAAAAGATGAAAGAAGGGAAAGCATATAAACAACTTTTGGCAAAAGGAATGTACATGATGCAAGCAGCTGTGACTATGGAagcattttcagatgaggacgTAGGTAACAACTCAGGCCAGCAAAGGCCTCAGGCCAACACCAGTGCAGAGAGTTTGCAAAAAGGGATATTTAGACATGAAAATAAGCATGGTGTCTATCCACTTAAGAgtaaggaaatagaaaaggaaagtgatgaaggacaaaGTCAGAAGGATTCAGAAGTGGAAAAAATAGTCTCTGAGAAGGAAACTGGTGTGGTGAAAATGACAGGTCTGAATGATATAAGAAAAAgtgaagagaatagaaaaaatattgatacattcCTTGACGACTTACCAAATAGAGACATGAATATTgaggatgaagaaaataaaaactttgttAAGGAAAGTAAAAGTAACAAACGAGATATGATCTTTGACAGTGAAAGAGAATCTATGGAGGAGCCAGACAGTAACTTGGAAGGTGATAGTGAAAGTCAGCAGGGTACAGCTGATGGATTCAAGCAGCCTGAGTCAATAGAATTTAGCAGTGGAGAGAAAAAGGATGAAGCGGAAACTGACCAAAACTTGCGGTATAGCAGAAAATTTATTGAACAAGGACATGAGGAAGAGATCGAACACAGAATGTCCAAATACATGGGAAAATATGGTTTTAAGGGTGACCACGTATCAGACACCCCAGaggagcaggaaggagaagaTGATTCAGAAGGAAGTGGAATAGAGGAGCAAGAGATAGAGATAAATGAGGAGGTGcctggagaaaaagaggaagaggaagcaaaGTTCCTGTCAGATGACCTTACAGACAGAGCAGAGGTGAGTGAAGGCGAGGGAAAGCCAGGGGGAGAGGCAGAGCACGTGCCTGAAGGTGGAGGTGAGGGAATCGGGAAGGAGGGTAATTCAGGAGTGGAACAGAGGAGTGGAACAGGAagtgaggagggggaggaggagaaagacaaggGAGGAGGAGAAATGGAGAGCCTGGGTAAGGGAGAGGAAGAcctgaaagaggaggaggaacggGAGCAAAAGGAGAGGGAGCAGGGCCATcaggaggaaagaaacaaagggctggaggaaggggaagggagcgAGCAAGCagggggggaaggagaggaggaggaaggcaaggaggaagaggggggagaagacagagaaggagaggagaagagagaagggaaagaggaagaagagaaaggagagggggaggaagtagaagaaggggaggggcaggaaggagaagaggaagggcaggaagaagaggggggagaggaggagggagatgagcaggagggagaagggggagcagaggagggaggagaagaaggagaggaggaggaaggagatggggacggagagggggaaagagagggggaggaggaaggaggagagggagaaggagaggaggaggagggagagggagaaagagaagaaggggaggaggaggaaggggagggggaggggcaggaagcagacagggagggagaagaggagggggaagaaggaggagaagaggaagaaggagagggggaggaggaaggaggagaggaggagggagaggggcaaggagaaggagaggaggaggaaggagaggaggaggggcaggaagcagagagggagggagaagaggaaggggaagaaggaggagaagaggaagaaggagagggggaggaggaaggaggagagggggaggaggaggaaggagaggaggagggggaggggcaggaagcagagggggagggagaaaaggagggggaagaaggaggagaagaggaagaaggagagggggaggagggggaaggagaggaagagggagagggggaaggcaaggaaagggaaaagaaggaggGGGCAgcgagggagaggaaagaggaagaaaacagcaggaaagaaggggagaaggaagaagaggaggatgatgaggaagaggagggaaagtaCCAGGAGAGAGGCAATGAAGAAAGTGGAAGGCAGGGAAGACAGGGTGGAGGAAGAGAATCCAGCAAAGGGAGCAAGATGAGAGGATCTGTGAAATATGACAAAGATAAAACATATCCAAAAAAGTTTATTACTaacagggaaggaaaggggaaagagcaTGAAGTACAGAGGTTCAAAATGCCAGTGCAGTCAAAACAACTCTTAGAAAATGGGCCATCAGGTTCCAAAACATTTTGGAATAATGTATTACCACATTATTTGGAATTGAAGTAA
- the RPGR gene encoding X-linked retinitis pigmentosa GTPase regulator isoform X12 — MREPEEVVPDSGAVFTFGKTKFAENNPSKFWFKNDIPIYLSCGDEHTAIITGNNKLFMFGSNNWGQLGLGSKSTVNKPTCVKALKLEKMKFAACGRNHTLVSTEGGKVYAAGGNTEGQLGLGDTEERNTFHLISFFTSQHKIKQLSAGSNTSAALTEDGELFMWGDNSEGQIGLQNITSICVPHQVTIGKPISWISCGYYHSAFVTTEGELYTFGEPEYGKLGLPEKLLINHKVPQLVPGIPQKVIQVACGGGHTVALTEKAVYTFGLGQFGQLGLGTFIFETSEPKAVENIKDQKISYVCCGENHTALITDLGLMYTFGDSRHGKLGLGLESFANQFVPTLCSNFLKFIVQLVACGGCHMLVFATPRLDGAEDVELDEINDCCLPSATSLPISDLTSGNVLQRSLSARVRRREREKSPDCIQTTGTLPPIAGTLIPPVCFPPRSVPFCMSTTNLLEKRMPDKEGPMLPMEPDYFQRKITKGKETDNFSAEDSESLGETTDVLNMTHMMSLNSNEKSLKLSPVQKQKKQETIEKLKQHTAHAENGGSNEYESEEMSKKMKEGKAYKQLLAKGMYMMQAAVTMEAFSDEDVDTPEEQEGEDDSEGSGIEEQEIEINEEVPGEKEEEEAKFLSDDLTDRAEVSEGEGKPGGEAEHVPEGGGEGIGKEGNSGVEQRSGTGSEEGEEEKDKGGGEMESLGKGEEDLKEEEEREQKEREQGHQEERNKGLEEGEGSEQAGGEGEEEEGKEEEGGEDREGEEKREGKEEEEKGEGEEVEEGEGQEGEEEGQEEEGGEEEGDEQEGEGGAEEGGEEGEEEEGDGDGEGEREGEEEGGEGEGEEEEGEGEREEGEEEEGEGEGQEADREGEEEGEEGGEEEEGEGEEEGGEEEGEGQGEGEEEEGEEEGQEAEREGEEEGEEGGEEEEGEGEEEGGEGEEEEGEEEGEGQEAEGEGEKEGEEGGEEEEGEGEEGEGEEEGEGEGKEREKKEGAARERKEEENSRKEGEKEEEEDDEEEEGKYQERGNEESGRQGRQGGGRESSKGSKMRGSVKYDKDKTYPKKFITNREGKGKEHEVQRFKMPVQSKQLLENGPSGSKTFWNNVLPHYLELK; from the exons ATTCGGGTGCTGTGTTTACGTTTGGGAAAACTAAATTTGCTGAAAATAATCCCAGCAAATTCTGGTTTAAAAATGATATACCTATATATCTTTCATGTGGAGATGAACATACTGCTATTATTACAG GAAATAATAAGCTTTTCATGTTTGGCAGTAACAACTGGGGTCAGTTAGGATTAGGATCAAAATCGACTGTTAACAAGCCAACGTGTGTCAAAG ctttaaaactggaaaaaatgaaatttgctgCCTGTGGAAGGAACCACACCCTAGTTTCAACAG AAGGAGGCAAAGTATACGCCGCTGGAGGAAATACTGAAGGACAGCTGGGACTTGGTGATACTGAAGAGAGAAACACTTTTCATCTAATTAGTTTTTTTACATCCCAGCATAAGATTAAACAACTCTCTGCTGGGTCTAACACTTCAGCTGCGCTGACTG aGGATGGAGAGCTTTTCATGTGGGGTGACAATTCTGAGGGGCAAATTGGTTTACAAAATATAACTAGTATATGTGTCCCTCATCAAGTGACCATTGGAAAACCTATCTCCTGGATCTCTTGTGGATATTACCATTCAGCTTTTGTAACAA CGGAGGGAGAACTGTACACCTTTGGAGAACCTGAGTATGGGAAGTTAGGTCTTCCCGAAAAGCTGCTGATCAATCACAAAGTGCCCCAGCTGGTGCCTGGAATTCCTCAGAAGGTGATCCAAGTAGCTTGTGGTGGAGGGCACACAGTTGCGCTCACAG AGAAGGCCGTGTACACCTTTGGGCTGGGACAGTTTGGTCAACTGGGTCTTggcacttttatttttgaaacttcAGAACCTAAAGCCGTTGAGAATATTAAGGATCAGAAAATAAGTTATGTTTGCTGTGGAGAAAACCACACAGCTTTGATAACAG atttagGCCTTATGTATACTTTTGGAGACAGTCGACATGGAAAATTAGGACTTGGACTGGAGAGTTTTGCCAATCAGTTCGTTCCTACTTTGTGTTCTAATTTTTTGAAGTTTATAGTACAGTTG GTTGCTTGCGGTGGATGTCACATGCTAGTTTTTGCCACTCCACGACTTGATGGGGCAGAAGACGTTGAGTTAGatgaaataaatgattgttgCTTACCTTCAGCTACATCTCTGCCCATCAGTGATCTGACTTCAGGAAACGTACTGCAGAGATCTTTATCAGCACGTGTGCGGCGAAGAGAGAGG GAGAAATCCCCAGACTGTATTCAAACGACAGGAACACTACCTCCAATTGCAGGGACTCTCATACCACCTGTTTGTTTTCCACCTCGTTCAGTTCCTTTCTGTATGTCTACAACTAATCTGCTAGAGAAGAGGATGCCTGATAAAGAGGGCCCTATGCTGCCAATGGAACCAG ATTATTTTCAACGTAAAATAACCaaagggaaagagacagacaatTTTTCAGCAGAGGATTCAGAAAGCCTTGGAGAAACTACTGATGTCTTAAATATG acaCATATGATGAGCCTGAATTCCaatgaaaaatcattaaaattatcaCCAGTTCAAAAACAAAAG aaacaagaaacaattGAGAAACTGAAGCAGCATACAGCTCATGCTGAAAATGGCGGTAGTAATGAATATGAAAGTGAAGAGATGTCCAAAAAGATGAAAGAAGGGAAAGCATATAAACAACTTTTGGCAAAAGGAATGTACATGATGCAAGCAGCTGTGACTATGGAagcattttcagatgaggacgTAG ACACCCCAGaggagcaggaaggagaagaTGATTCAGAAGGAAGTGGAATAGAGGAGCAAGAGATAGAGATAAATGAGGAGGTGcctggagaaaaagaggaagaggaagcaaaGTTCCTGTCAGATGACCTTACAGACAGAGCAGAGGTGAGTGAAGGCGAGGGAAAGCCAGGGGGAGAGGCAGAGCACGTGCCTGAAGGTGGAGGTGAGGGAATCGGGAAGGAGGGTAATTCAGGAGTGGAACAGAGGAGTGGAACAGGAagtgaggagggggaggaggagaaagacaaggGAGGAGGAGAAATGGAGAGCCTGGGTAAGGGAGAGGAAGAcctgaaagaggaggaggaacggGAGCAAAAGGAGAGGGAGCAGGGCCATcaggaggaaagaaacaaagggctggaggaaggggaagggagcgAGCAAGCagggggggaaggagaggaggaggaaggcaaggaggaagaggggggagaagacagagaaggagaggagaagagagaagggaaagaggaagaagagaaaggagagggggaggaagtagaagaaggggaggggcaggaaggagaagaggaagggcaggaagaagaggggggagaggaggagggagatgagcaggagggagaagggggagcagaggagggaggagaagaaggagaggaggaggaaggagatggggacggagagggggaaagagagggggaggaggaaggaggagagggagaaggagaggaggaggagggagagggagaaagagaagaaggggaggaggaggaaggggagggggaggggcaggaagcagacagggagggagaagaggagggggaagaaggaggagaagaggaagaaggagagggggaggaggaaggaggagaggaggagggagaggggcaaggagaaggagaggaggaggaaggagaggaggaggggcaggaagcagagagggagggagaagaggaaggggaagaaggaggagaagaggaagaaggagagggggaggaggaaggaggagagggggaggaggaggaaggagaggaggagggggaggggcaggaagcagagggggagggagaaaaggagggggaagaaggaggagaagaggaagaaggagagggggaggagggggaaggagaggaagagggagagggggaaggcaaggaaagggaaaagaaggaggGGGCAgcgagggagaggaaagaggaagaaaacagcaggaaagaaggggagaaggaagaagaggaggatgatgaggaagaggagggaaagtaCCAGGAGAGAGGCAATGAAGAAAGTGGAAGGCAGGGAAGACAGGGTGGAGGAAGAGAATCCAGCAAAGGGAGCAAGATGAGAGGATCTGTGAAATATGACAAAGATAAAACATATCCAAAAAAGTTTATTACTaacagggaaggaaaggggaaagagcaTGAAGTACAGAGGTTCAAAATGCCAGTGCAGTCAAAACAACTCTTAGAAAATGGGCCATCAGGTTCCAAAACATTTTGGAATAATGTATTACCACATTATTTGGAATTGAAGTAA
- the RPGR gene encoding X-linked retinitis pigmentosa GTPase regulator isoform X6: protein MREPEEVVPDSGAVFTFGKTKFAENNPSKFWFKNDIPIYLSCGDEHTAIITGNNKLFMFGSNNWGQLGLGSKSTVNKPTCVKALKLEKMKFAACGRNHTLVSTEGGKVYAAGGNTEGQLGLGDTEERNTFHLISFFTSQHKIKQLSAGSNTSAALTAEGELYTFGEPEYGKLGLPEKLLINHKVPQLVPGIPQKVIQVACGGGHTVALTEKAVYTFGLGQFGQLGLGTFIFETSEPKAVENIKDQKISYVCCGENHTALITDLGLMYTFGDSRHGKLGLGLESFANQFVPTLCSNFLKFIVQLVACGGCHMLVFATPRLDGAEDVELDEINDCCLPSATSLPISDLTSGNVLQRSLSARVRRREREKSPDCIQTTGTLPPIAGTLIPPVCFPPRSVPFCMSTTNLLEKRMPDKEGPMLPMEPDYFQRKITKGKETDNFSAEDSESLGETTDVLNMTHMMSLNSNEKSLKLSPVQKQKKQETIEKLKQHTAHAENGGSNEYESEEMSKKMKEGKAYKQLLAKGMYMMQAAVTMEAFSDEDVGNNSGQQRPQANTSAESLQKGIFRHENKHGVYPLKSKEIEKESDEGQSQKDSEVEKIVSEKETGVVKMTGLNDIRKSEENRKNIDTFLDDLPNRDMNIEDEENKNFVKESKSNKRDMIFDSERESMEEPDSNLEGDSESQQGTADGFKQPESIEFSSGEKKDEAETDQNLRYSRKFIEQGHEEEIEHRMSKYMGKYGFKGDHVSDTPEEQEGEDDSEGSGIEEQEIEINEEVPGEKEEEEAKFLSDDLTDRAEVSEGEGKPGGEAEHVPEGGGEGIGKEGNSGVEQRSGTGSEEGEEEKDKGGGEMESLGKGEEDLKEEEEREQKEREQGHQEERNKGLEEGEGSEQAGGEGEEEEGKEEEGGEDREGEEKREGKEEEEKGEGEEVEEGEGQEGEEEGQEEEGGEEEGDEQEGEGGAEEGGEEGEEEEGDGDGEGEREGEEEGGEGEGEEEEGEGEREEGEEEEGEGEGQEADREGEEEGEEGGEEEEGEGEEEGGEEEGEGQGEGEEEEGEEEGQEAEREGEEEGEEGGEEEEGEGEEEGGEGEEEEGEEEGEGQEAEGEGEKEGEEGGEEEEGEGEEGEGEEEGEGEGKEREKKEGAARERKEEENSRKEGEKEEEEDDEEEEGKYQERGNEESGRQGRQGGGRESSKGSKMRGSVKYDKDKTYPKKFITNREGKGKEHEVQRFKMPVQSKQLLENGPSGSKTFWNNVLPHYLELK, encoded by the exons ATTCGGGTGCTGTGTTTACGTTTGGGAAAACTAAATTTGCTGAAAATAATCCCAGCAAATTCTGGTTTAAAAATGATATACCTATATATCTTTCATGTGGAGATGAACATACTGCTATTATTACAG GAAATAATAAGCTTTTCATGTTTGGCAGTAACAACTGGGGTCAGTTAGGATTAGGATCAAAATCGACTGTTAACAAGCCAACGTGTGTCAAAG ctttaaaactggaaaaaatgaaatttgctgCCTGTGGAAGGAACCACACCCTAGTTTCAACAG AAGGAGGCAAAGTATACGCCGCTGGAGGAAATACTGAAGGACAGCTGGGACTTGGTGATACTGAAGAGAGAAACACTTTTCATCTAATTAGTTTTTTTACATCCCAGCATAAGATTAAACAACTCTCTGCTGGGTCTAACACTTCAGCTGCGCTGACTG CGGAGGGAGAACTGTACACCTTTGGAGAACCTGAGTATGGGAAGTTAGGTCTTCCCGAAAAGCTGCTGATCAATCACAAAGTGCCCCAGCTGGTGCCTGGAATTCCTCAGAAGGTGATCCAAGTAGCTTGTGGTGGAGGGCACACAGTTGCGCTCACAG AGAAGGCCGTGTACACCTTTGGGCTGGGACAGTTTGGTCAACTGGGTCTTggcacttttatttttgaaacttcAGAACCTAAAGCCGTTGAGAATATTAAGGATCAGAAAATAAGTTATGTTTGCTGTGGAGAAAACCACACAGCTTTGATAACAG atttagGCCTTATGTATACTTTTGGAGACAGTCGACATGGAAAATTAGGACTTGGACTGGAGAGTTTTGCCAATCAGTTCGTTCCTACTTTGTGTTCTAATTTTTTGAAGTTTATAGTACAGTTG GTTGCTTGCGGTGGATGTCACATGCTAGTTTTTGCCACTCCACGACTTGATGGGGCAGAAGACGTTGAGTTAGatgaaataaatgattgttgCTTACCTTCAGCTACATCTCTGCCCATCAGTGATCTGACTTCAGGAAACGTACTGCAGAGATCTTTATCAGCACGTGTGCGGCGAAGAGAGAGG GAGAAATCCCCAGACTGTATTCAAACGACAGGAACACTACCTCCAATTGCAGGGACTCTCATACCACCTGTTTGTTTTCCACCTCGTTCAGTTCCTTTCTGTATGTCTACAACTAATCTGCTAGAGAAGAGGATGCCTGATAAAGAGGGCCCTATGCTGCCAATGGAACCAG ATTATTTTCAACGTAAAATAACCaaagggaaagagacagacaatTTTTCAGCAGAGGATTCAGAAAGCCTTGGAGAAACTACTGATGTCTTAAATATG acaCATATGATGAGCCTGAATTCCaatgaaaaatcattaaaattatcaCCAGTTCAAAAACAAAAG aaacaagaaacaattGAGAAACTGAAGCAGCATACAGCTCATGCTGAAAATGGCGGTAGTAATGAATATGAAAGTGAAGAGATGTCCAAAAAGATGAAAGAAGGGAAAGCATATAAACAACTTTTGGCAAAAGGAATGTACATGATGCAAGCAGCTGTGACTATGGAagcattttcagatgaggacgTAGGTAACAACTCAGGCCAGCAAAGGCCTCAGGCCAACACCAGTGCAGAGAGTTTGCAAAAAGGGATATTTAGACATGAAAATAAGCATGGTGTCTATCCACTTAAGAgtaaggaaatagaaaaggaaagtgatgaaggacaaaGTCAGAAGGATTCAGAAGTGGAAAAAATAGTCTCTGAGAAGGAAACTGGTGTGGTGAAAATGACAGGTCTGAATGATATAAGAAAAAgtgaagagaatagaaaaaatattgatacattcCTTGACGACTTACCAAATAGAGACATGAATATTgaggatgaagaaaataaaaactttgttAAGGAAAGTAAAAGTAACAAACGAGATATGATCTTTGACAGTGAAAGAGAATCTATGGAGGAGCCAGACAGTAACTTGGAAGGTGATAGTGAAAGTCAGCAGGGTACAGCTGATGGATTCAAGCAGCCTGAGTCAATAGAATTTAGCAGTGGAGAGAAAAAGGATGAAGCGGAAACTGACCAAAACTTGCGGTATAGCAGAAAATTTATTGAACAAGGACATGAGGAAGAGATCGAACACAGAATGTCCAAATACATGGGAAAATATGGTTTTAAGGGTGACCACGTATCAGACACCCCAGaggagcaggaaggagaagaTGATTCAGAAGGAAGTGGAATAGAGGAGCAAGAGATAGAGATAAATGAGGAGGTGcctggagaaaaagaggaagaggaagcaaaGTTCCTGTCAGATGACCTTACAGACAGAGCAGAGGTGAGTGAAGGCGAGGGAAAGCCAGGGGGAGAGGCAGAGCACGTGCCTGAAGGTGGAGGTGAGGGAATCGGGAAGGAGGGTAATTCAGGAGTGGAACAGAGGAGTGGAACAGGAagtgaggagggggaggaggagaaagacaaggGAGGAGGAGAAATGGAGAGCCTGGGTAAGGGAGAGGAAGAcctgaaagaggaggaggaacggGAGCAAAAGGAGAGGGAGCAGGGCCATcaggaggaaagaaacaaagggctggaggaaggggaagggagcgAGCAAGCagggggggaaggagaggaggaggaaggcaaggaggaagaggggggagaagacagagaaggagaggagaagagagaagggaaagaggaagaagagaaaggagagggggaggaagtagaagaaggggaggggcaggaaggagaagaggaagggcaggaagaagaggggggagaggaggagggagatgagcaggagggagaagggggagcagaggagggaggagaagaaggagaggaggaggaaggagatggggacggagagggggaaagagagggggaggaggaaggaggagagggagaaggagaggaggaggagggagagggagaaagagaagaaggggaggaggaggaaggggagggggaggggcaggaagcagacagggagggagaagaggagggggaagaaggaggagaagaggaagaaggagagggggaggaggaaggaggagaggaggagggagaggggcaaggagaaggagaggaggaggaaggagaggaggaggggcaggaagcagagagggagggagaagaggaaggggaagaaggaggagaagaggaagaaggagagggggaggaggaaggaggagagggggaggaggaggaaggagaggaggagggggaggggcaggaagcagagggggagggagaaaaggagggggaagaaggaggagaagaggaagaaggagagggggaggagggggaaggagaggaagagggagagggggaaggcaaggaaagggaaaagaaggaggGGGCAgcgagggagaggaaagaggaagaaaacagcaggaaagaaggggagaaggaagaagaggaggatgatgaggaagaggagggaaagtaCCAGGAGAGAGGCAATGAAGAAAGTGGAAGGCAGGGAAGACAGGGTGGAGGAAGAGAATCCAGCAAAGGGAGCAAGATGAGAGGATCTGTGAAATATGACAAAGATAAAACATATCCAAAAAAGTTTATTACTaacagggaaggaaaggggaaagagcaTGAAGTACAGAGGTTCAAAATGCCAGTGCAGTCAAAACAACTCTTAGAAAATGGGCCATCAGGTTCCAAAACATTTTGGAATAATGTATTACCACATTATTTGGAATTGAAGTAA